The genomic segment GTTTTCCAAGTCCATTGCGCCTGCGCTTGTTCAGACGAAGCATTCGGTTGCCGCATAAACAACTTCAGCGCCCGCCGTCTCAGCACAAAGCTTTATGGCTTCCCCGGGAATGCCGTCGCGGTCACCGATAATGATGACCTTTTTGCCTTTTAATTCCATAGCATACCCTCCAAGGAAATTGTAGAAATTTCTAAAAATCCGCTTGGATTTTTAGAAACACCCTATATCAGGAGATGTTTCCCCGATATTTCACAATCAACACACCTCGACGCAGAGCATCGAGGCAGTGAGCCTGCTGCATAAATCAACAGGTTCTAAATTCTTACAGATACTTTTGAAGCGTATCTTCAATCTGTTTGGCGTTTAGACCTTCGCCGGTCAGATGTTCTTTCTTTTCGCCGTCAACGTAAATAAGAATTGAAGGCAGACCGAGCACCTGCTCTTTCATTGCAACTCTGCGTCCGAGACCGATATCAAACGAACAGAACTTTACCTTCCCCGTATAGCGCTCTGCCATTGCATGAACGTCAGGCATTAACTGTTTGCACGGCACACAAGACTGAGACCAGAAATCAACCAATGTAACACCTTTCGATCCGTGCACTTCTTGTTCAAATGAATCTTTCGTCAATTCAACCATTTTAGTCCTCCTATACGCCGCCGCTCAGTTTAACGTTGACAAGCGGTGGTGCTTGCATTATTTTGAAAGCTTCTGACGCGCTTTTATATCGTCGATGTAGTTACCTGCCCAAATGCCTGCCAATGCTCCATCAGCCGCTGCAGTAACTACTTGACGGGATTCCTTTCGGATAACATCGCCGGCGGCATAAATTCCCGGCACACTGGTTTCCATTCGGCCGTTTGTAATAATATATCCCGCCTCATCAAGCTTTACGAGATCTTTCACCAACTCAGTTTGAGGATCATGCCCGATAAACACGAACAAACCCTCAGTTGTAAAATCGGAAACCTCTCCGGTTTTCGTATCCCGAAGTTTTAAGTGAGACACAAGTCCGTCGCCGCATACTTCATCCACAACGGCATTCCATTTAAAGGCCATCTTAGGATTCGCAAAAGCTTTTTCTTGAATAGACTTAGCGGCCCGCAGCTCATCACGGCGGTGAATAATGGTTACCTTATCGGCAAACTTTGTCAGATACATAGCCTCTTCAACAGCCGCATCTCCGCCGCCGACAACGGCAATTTCGCATTCTTCAAAGAAAGCTCCGTCGCACGTAGCGCAGTAGGAAACACCTTTCCCGCTGAATTCTTTTTCACCTTTACAACCGAGCGTTCGAGCGCCCGCTCCCGTTGCAATCAAAACGGCAAGCCCTTCATAGTCGGTACCGTTGGTTCCATGCACGATATAATGGAGAGAGTCATTGCTCTTTTCAAGCTTTTCAGCACCCGTATTTACAAATACGACACCGAACTTCTCGGCATGCTTATGGAAAGCCTCACTGAGAGACGGACCGGTTGCCTCGGGAAAGCCGGGATAGTTTTCAATTTCTTCGGTAATATAACACTGACCGCCCGTATTCCGTTTTTGTTCCAAAACAACGGTCTTTAATTTTGAACGCGCAGCATAAATTCCGGCTGCCATCCCTGCAGGACCGCCGCCAACGATTATCAAATCATACTTTTCGCTCATTGGTTCCCCCATAGTTGCAGCAATTTATCACAAAAAATATCTTTTGGCTAGGTGCAATCAGGATAATCGCAGGAAACGCAGCAGGTAATTGTTTTACACCGATAGTTCTTGCGCGCTTTCAGGTGTAAGGCCTCTTTTATACGTGATATGTCCGTTTTCTTTGACAATCCATGTCTTTACGGTATCTTTTGCCCACAGCTTAAAATCTTCTCTGAAGATACCGTCTATGTCCGTTTCATCTTTGGGGGAAAACGATAATGTGCTATAGTAATGCTCTACCGTTTCTTGCCACGTTTCTTTATCCACTTTTCGTGTGTCCTTTATTGATTTGTAAAATTCGGTCAGCGCCGCTTTATTCAGTCCGTCATAAATCAGTTTATAGTACACAGGATTGAGTAAAAAGCAAATTTTGCTTTCGTAACTATAAGCGCTATACTGAGACTTATTCCATTCATATTTATTTGACAGTATTGCCTCTTTGTTTTTCCAAAGATCTTCACGAAACTCCTCTTTCTCCTCCGTTTCGACGGTGCGGCTGACGTGCCAATCTTTTCCAATCTGTTCTACGCACTTCTTAAACGCCCCTTTGTCGTTCTTTGCGATTGCATTTAAAAGCTCTGCGCGGAACACATGCTTTACTGCAACATTTGCTTCCTCTTCCAAACAAATCATTTCGTTACTCATAAAAATACCTCTTTAATATTGTTCTTGCTTACAACGGAACGTTAGCAGTACCGTTGCTACGGTTATAGACGATCGCAGGGCAACCGCGTATCCCTATTTATTACGGTTCCCCTGCGATGTTTTTAGTTATATATGCAGCGGATTATTCATCCTTTGCAAACCATTTCGCCTTTGCGCCCATCTTGTCTGCATTATCTTTATAGTCATCCAACGAATCCGCCGGAACTTTAATACTGCCTGTGCTTAAGCGGCTGCAGCCGTAAAACGCATAATTAAATTTACCATCGAGGTACCCGCATTTGAGCGTAACGGACGTCAGGCTTTTGCAGCCGTTAAAGCAGCTGGTCATATCCGTAACACTATCAGGGATGTTCGGTACGGACGTCAGGCTTGTACAGCCTTTAAAGCACCAGCGCATATTCGTAACACTATTAGGGATGTTCGGTACTTGCTCAAGCTTTGTACAGCCTTTAAAGCATTTCCACATATCCGTAACACTATTAGGGATGTACGATACTTGAACAAGACTTGTACAACCGCTAAAGCAGTTAGTCATATCCGTAACGTATGGCATTGTGCCGAATTTGAGCGCTACCTTTTTCTGTCTGTTGCTGTTCAGTATTTGCCCGAGCGGGCTTGCACTATTACCAATGGAGTTTCCTTTTACGTCTGGCGCCGTAAGACCGGTTACCTCGATGTAATAGATGCCGTTGGTTTCAGGCTGTGCGGCAAGATAAGCGTTCAAGTCAGCGTATGCGACTTTCGTATATACTATAGGCTTAAACGTTACGTTTACTGTTGTGTTTGCTGTAACCTTTACCTTTGCGGTTGTATTCCCCTGCTGTCCGTCTGCGATAAGCGCCTCTGCCGGGGTTACCGTCCACGTATCAACTCGATATCGGTGTTTGCAGTCGCGGTAAAGGTAATTTCGGTGCCGTAATCAATCCCTTCGGCAGGAATTGACATATCCGCAGTGATATCCCCGTGTTCTCCGTGCGTCATAGTTACAGGGTATTTTATCGCCTTAAATGTTACATTGACCGTTGTGTTTGCTGTAATCTTTACCTTTGCGGTTGCATCTCCCTGCTGTCCGTCTGCGATAAGCGCCTCTGCCGGGGTTACCGTCCACGTATCAACTCGATATCCGGGATTTGCAGTCGCGGTAAAGGTAATTTCGGTGCCGTAATCAATCCCTTCGGCAGGAATTGACATATCCGCAGTGATATCCCCGTCTTCTCCGTGCGTCATGGCTACAGGGTATTTTATCGCCTTAAATGTTACATTGACCGTTGTGTTTGCTGTAACCTTTACCTTTGCGGTTGTATTTCCCTGCTGTCCGCCGGCCTGTATTGTACCGCCGGTAATTGTCCATGTATCAACTCGATATCCGGTGTTTGCAGTCGCGGTAAAGGTAATTTCGGTGCCGTAATCAATCCCTTCGGCAGGAATTGACATATCCGCAGTGATATCCCCGTCTTCTCCGTGCGTCATGGCTACAGGGTATTTTATCGCTTTAAACATTACATTGACCGTTGTGTTTGCTGTAACCTTTACCTTTGCGGTTGTATTTCCCTGCTGTCCGCCGGCCTGTATTGTACCGCCGGTAATTGTCCATGTATCAACTCGATATCCGGGATTTGCAGTCGCGGTAAAGGTAATTTCGGTGTCTTTTGCTACCTTGCCTCCGGCAGGAATAATGGGACTTGCCGTTATAGAGCCGTTTGCACCTGCACTCATCGTTACCGTGCAGCTGTCTGTAACCGGCGGTGTCGGCGGCTGTACTGCTATACTCTTAAACGTTACATTGACCGTTGTGTTTTCGGTAATCTTCACCTTTGCGGTTGTATCTCCCTGCTGTCCGCCGGCCTGTATTGCACCGCCGGTAATTACCCATGTATCAACTCGATATCCGGGATTTGCAGTCGCGGTAAAGGTAATTTCGGCGTCTTTTGCTACCTTGCCTCCGGCAGGAATAACGGGACTTGCCGTTATAGAGCCGTTTGCACCTGCACTCATCGTTACCGTGCAGCCGTCTGTAACCGGCGGTGTCGGCGGCTGTACTGCTGTACTCTTAAACGTTACATTGACCGTTGTGTTTGCTGTAACCTTCACCTTTGCGGTTGTATCCTCCGCCTTGCCGTTTTCGATAAGCGCATTTGATGGAGTTATGGACCACTTGTCTACTGCATACTTTTTATTAGGTGTGGCCGTAAAGGCTACGTTTTTCCCCTTTTCAACTTGTGCAGGTGAGGTAATAGTTTTTCCGTCTACGATTGCCGTAAGCTCCCCGTTTCCGTCGTTTACGTTAAATGTTACAGTAAACTTTTCCGGCTGTACTTCGCCTCCGTTGCTTACATTCGGCTTACAGCCCAGTACCAAAGCAGCAACCAGCAGCGCTGCCGCTGCCAAATTCAAAAATGTAGTATTCTTTTTATGTATGGTTTTCATACGTTTCTCCTGTAAGTTTCTAAAATTCATAATTAGGAAGAAAGAAAATCAGAATTATGCATTCATAATTCTGAATTGATTTCATCCGGTATCGAACCAAACCGCCTGCCGTGAATTGCAGTACAAGGCGGAGTGGAATTTATAACTAATTATGAATTCATAATTCATAATTAATAATTGAGTGGGGACAAGATGTATTGCGGAATCTTTGGAATAGATAACGTACTTTGCAGTTTGTTTTTGCGTGTAAAGTGAGAAAAGATAGTAGTGTCTATAAAAAGTGGATAAAAAGTTATCTAAATAAAGTTCACGCTGTGAGCTGTGAGCTGTGAGCTGTGAGCTGTGAGCTGTGAGCTGTGAGCTGTGAGCTGTGAAATTTTGCCGGAAATCACAGGTCTGTCAAGCCCCTTTTGCCCCTTTTGCAAATAGGCGGTATAGATGCTAGGAGCGTACAAAAAACACCCGCAGGCGTACTTGTTGTACGTCGAGGACTGTTTTTTGTGAAGCGACAACGCAGATATGCTGCATATTTGCAAAAGGCTTATGGGAGGCGGTTTTGACTGCGGATATGCGGTATGTCGGCTCGGCATGGTTATGATTATAGGGCTAAAAATGAGATAATGCAAGGGAAAAAATAATGGGTAATTATGAATTATGAATCTAGACCATCTGCAACGTCTTCGTATATATCGCTCTTATTCGGTTTAATAATGCAATAAAAATACATTTATTCGGTCGAAAAACGCAGTAACTTATTG from the Treponema medium genome contains:
- the trxA gene encoding thioredoxin TrxA; this translates as MVELTKDSFEQEVHGSKGVTLVDFWSQSCVPCKQLMPDVHAMAERYTGKVKFCSFDIGLGRRVAMKEQVLGLPSILIYVDGEKKEHLTGEGLNAKQIEDTLQKYL
- a CDS encoding leucine-rich repeat domain-containing protein; the encoded protein is MNAYLAAQPETNGIYYIEVTGLTAPDVKGNSIGNSASPLGQILNSNRQKKVALKFGTMPYVTDMTNCFSGCTSLVQVSYIPNSVTDMWKCFKGCTKLEQVPNIPNSVTNMRWCFKGCTSLTSVPNIPDSVTDMTSCFNGCKSLTSVTLKCGYLDGKFNYAFYGCSRLSTGSIKVPADSLDDYKDNADKMGAKAKWFAKDE
- a CDS encoding InlB B-repeat-containing protein — translated: MKTIHKKNTTFLNLAAAALLVAALVLGCKPNVSNGGEVQPEKFTVTFNVNDGNGELTAIVDGKTITSPAQVEKGKNVAFTATPNKKYAVDKWSITPSNALIENGKAEDTTAKVKVTANTTVNVTFKSTAVQPPTPPVTDGCTVTMSAGANGSITASPVIPAGGKVAKDAEITFTATANPGYRVDTWVITGGAIQAGGQQGDTTAKVKITENTTVNVTFKSIAVQPPTPPVTDSCTVTMSAGANGSITASPIIPAGGKVAKDTEITFTATANPGYRVDTWTITGGTIQAGGQQGNTTAKVKVTANTTVNVMFKAIKYPVAMTHGEDGDITADMSIPAEGIDYGTEITFTATANTGYRVDTWTITGGTIQAGGQQGNTTAKVKVTANTTVNVTFKAIKYPVAMTHGEDGDITADMSIPAEGIDYGTEITFTATANPGYRVDTWTVTPAEALIADGQQGDATAKVKITANTTVNVTFKAIKYPVTMTHGEHGDITADMSIPAEGIDYGTEITFTATANTDIELIRGR
- the trxB gene encoding thioredoxin-disulfide reductase translates to MSEKYDLIIVGGGPAGMAAGIYAARSKLKTVVLEQKRNTGGQCYITEEIENYPGFPEATGPSLSEAFHKHAEKFGVVFVNTGAEKLEKSNDSLHYIVHGTNGTDYEGLAVLIATGAGARTLGCKGEKEFSGKGVSYCATCDGAFFEECEIAVVGGGDAAVEEAMYLTKFADKVTIIHRRDELRAAKSIQEKAFANPKMAFKWNAVVDEVCGDGLVSHLKLRDTKTGEVSDFTTEGLFVFIGHDPQTELVKDLVKLDEAGYIITNGRMETSVPGIYAAGDVIRKESRQVVTAAADGALAGIWAGNYIDDIKARQKLSK